CGCACGAAGCCTGCCTCGCCGGCGCAAGCGGTCGCTTGCGCTCTTCGTGATCGGATATTGCGCGATCTGGGGCGCTTGCGGCATTCCGATCGTGCTCGCAATGCTGACGCTCCGACTCATGCAGCTGTCACCGGTGGTGACGATCGCGCTGGTGGGAAGCCTAATTCTGATCTGGCAATTTTCGCCCGCGAAGCAACTCTGCCTCAATCGCTGTCACGACCAGCCGCCGCTCGCAGCCCATGGGATCGCGGCGGACCTCGCCGCTCTCGGATATGGCGTCACGCAAGCGATCTGGTGTTGTGGAACATGCTGGGCGCTGATGCTCGTTCCGTTGATGGCGCAGGACGGGCATCTCTTCGCCATGGCCGCAACGAGCGCCTATTTGATCGCCGAACGCCTGGATCCGCCGCGGCGTCCCGCCTGGGAGATACGCTGGCCATCGACCATCGTCAGACTGCTGTGGTTCCGGCTCAGCCTTTGGCGACGCTCGGACAACGCGGGACGTGTCCGAGCCTGATCTGCGGGATCGCCCCGGTTGCACTGGCAAAAAAACCCGGCAATCCGTTCAGATTGCCGGGCTCCATTTGGTTGCGGGGACCCGCAGCAGACGCATCCCAAGACTCCCGCAAATCGTCATTTCTCTAAGCCTTTGAGAGCTAGGTCACTTCACCCATCACGTCGAAGCCCGCGTAGCAGGTGCATTAGAGGTTAGCGACCGAGTTCGTCACGAATCGATGTTGACAACGGCCCTCTGAAAGGACAACATTAGCGTGTATTATGGGCATTGTACTATCACGAGAGATTAAGGGAGAGAAACATGGCTACCGGTCCTCACGTACAATTAAAGCCGGAAGAGATTACCATCGACAAGGACGGGAAAGTGGTGATCAACAACCATTCGTTGTCTTCACAGCTGTCGTCTGAATTGCAGAAGATCAAGAACGGCGGCCCTGTCACAACCGGCTTTATCAAGATCGATATCATTTGTTGATCGTCACCGCGCGTAGACCGCATCGCGCCGGTTAGCCGCTTGCGGTCTGCGACACGCTCAATGCCTTACGACATGACAATAGACTTTTTTCTCGGTTTGCCATCTCGAGGTTCCGAGCATGTTAGATGCTGGCTTTTATCAGACCGATGCTTTCCGCTTTGCGATCAATGATAGAATCCTAGAACTTATCTTGCTCCCTACAGAAGCGTGTAATTTTCGCTGCACATATTGTTACGAAGATTTCTTGCACGGTCAAATGAAAGACGAAATTGTGACGGGGATCAAGGCCCTGATTTCACGTCGGATAAATGATCTCGACTGTTTAAAAATCAGCTGGTTTGGCGGTGAGCCGCTCCTCGCTCGGTCCACCGTTTTAGAAATTTCGAAGCACGGCAATGATTTGTGCGCGGCCAACGGCTTAGTGTTCATATCTGACATCACGACTAATGGAGCTCTACTCTCACGCAGTCTGGTCAACCAGTTGTGGTCTGTGGGGGTGAGAGATTTCCAAATATCACTAGATGGTCCGAAGTATAGACACGATGGCACTCGTCTACGCGCAAACGGGCGGGGATCCTTTGATCAAATCTGGGCCAATTTGCTAGGAATAAAGGAAAGCGGCTTAAGGTTGAACGTGACGTTGCGGGTTCATGTCACCACTGACAACCTTGGAGATATGCCTGATTTTTTTACAGAGCTTGATCGCACATTCCTGAACGAGGACGACCGATTCTCTGTGATCCTAAAGCCGATCGAGCGCCTCGGCGGAAAAAATGATAATGCTATTGGTGTATTGTCGGCTGCGCAACGCAACGACCTAATCGCTACCTTCGGGCAATTGGTCCAGGCAAAAAGGTCATCCAGCGTCACCAAGAAGAACGAAGACCATTTAATCTGCTACGCTGCAAGACCAAATTCCCTCGTTATTAGATCTGACGGCCGAATCGCCAAATGCACAGTAGCGCTTAGAGATCGGCGCAATGTGATAGGAATGCTGTCAGAGGATGGTTTTTTGCAGGTTCAAAACGATAAACTGGCGCCTTGGGTTCGTGGCCTCGCCAGTCTTGATCCTTCGGAGCTAGAGTGTCCTTGGGCCAATTTTCCAATCACTGGATAATTTTAGGATAAACGCTTGCCCCACATCGATGTCGACACAGATCAGCTGGATCAGTGTCGCTCACGGATTCTATCCGCGTGCGCATGCATCATGACGGGGTCTCGCGGGTGGCCAGCGGTCATTTCAGAGCTGGAGCCTTTTCCGCGAAAATGGCAGCTCTTTGTTCTAAGAAATGTTTCTAGCGAATTGGCAACGGCAATGTTGCTTAGTAATACGGGCCTACAGATTGCACCGTACTTGGTTGAAAGCTTTCGGGCGTTTCCGCGTTCTGCTCTAACGGGAGCTAGAGGTTATGCCGCCAACTATGTCACTGCTGAACTATATCGAAGAGCCTGCGGCCAAGAACTTCTTAAGGCAGACATTGGCATCTTTCCTCTCCCTCCAAAAGGATTGGATGCTTTATCAGACTGGGCGAGCGACGCTGTGTCACTTGCTCTCCCGATGTTTGCAGACGTACACCAACAATTTCGACTAGACGCAACATCTTTGGCGCGCTGCGCGTGCCTTTCCGCCATGCGTGAGAATTTGCTAAACGCGGTCGCTTGCCTCCGCTGGTTACGACTGATGGTAGCTAAAGGCGAATTCCAAACCTTCGACAAACAGCTTACACAATATTTGACTCGGCCCGGACAGAGGGGAGACGTCCGCTTTCAACTCTCGATCCTGTATCATGCTAGTGCGCAGACCAGCGATTGATACACCATCTCGTGTTGCCCTTGCGCAACGCGTGCTTGGATGGATCATAGCGCGAAAGGACTTATTCCGCTTAGCGATATCTGATGACGCTAGTCGCGTGCGGCTGGTGAAGCCGCTCGGCGAACTGACCATTCTCGCCGGCACTGCTAAGATGCTGTCCAAGCAAACGATAATTCCTAACGCTCTATCGGACCAGTTACTCCAATTTTGTTGGGACGAATTGAATGGGGGCGATCTGCTTGCCGAACTCATTCGGCGTTATCCATCCTGTCTCATTTTCGTGTCTGTCTATGCCGTGTTATTTTCTAACGGCTTCTTTTGCGAGCGATTGCATGCAGCAATATTAGAGAAGACGAGCGTTAGAGGATATTGTGAAATCGAGCTTCCAGCTTGGCAGCAATTAGATGTAGGAGTTGCCCTCGACGAACTTGGTATTACATCTCCTTGGAACGTTACTGAGCTTTACGAACGTACTTGGCTCGGGCAGAGACTCGAACCTTGGTCTGCATGGCCAGGGGCAGCGT
This genomic interval from Bradyrhizobium guangzhouense contains the following:
- a CDS encoding DUF2182 domain-containing protein, with translation MSAASASCGKATDGSTMTPAAYERLQIRIPLAIAAAAAWAAAALSHERKLVAFCSSDVWTAISLDQFALAITFSSPASLAGEWMLMVAAMMMPMLAGAVGHVRARSLPRRRKRSLALFVIGYCAIWGACGIPIVLAMLTLRLMQLSPVVTIALVGSLILIWQFSPAKQLCLNRCHDQPPLAAHGIAADLAALGYGVTQAIWCCGTCWALMLVPLMAQDGHLFAMAATSAYLIAERLDPPRRPAWEIRWPSTIVRLLWFRLSLWRRSDNAGRVRA
- a CDS encoding radical SAM protein; protein product: MLDAGFYQTDAFRFAINDRILELILLPTEACNFRCTYCYEDFLHGQMKDEIVTGIKALISRRINDLDCLKISWFGGEPLLARSTVLEISKHGNDLCAANGLVFISDITTNGALLSRSLVNQLWSVGVRDFQISLDGPKYRHDGTRLRANGRGSFDQIWANLLGIKESGLRLNVTLRVHVTTDNLGDMPDFFTELDRTFLNEDDRFSVILKPIERLGGKNDNAIGVLSAAQRNDLIATFGQLVQAKRSSSVTKKNEDHLICYAARPNSLVIRSDGRIAKCTVALRDRRNVIGMLSEDGFLQVQNDKLAPWVRGLASLDPSELECPWANFPITG
- a CDS encoding DUF6895 family protein — encoded protein: MLVRRPAIDTPSRVALAQRVLGWIIARKDLFRLAISDDASRVRLVKPLGELTILAGTAKMLSKQTIIPNALSDQLLQFCWDELNGGDLLAELIRRYPSCLIFVSVYAVLFSNGFFCERLHAAILEKTSVRGYCEIELPAWQQLDVGVALDELGITSPWNVTELYERTWLGQRLEPWSAWPGAAYSVTHTVFSVTRMGRATDKLPEASQEYLRLWMPVWQVFYAQLQQFDLLSELVATAHCAGFQCDDVDFFEILKSHQCKDGHIPSPEGATRSVCIGETAPERIYFLEQYHTSIVALLAMLFELEHGAERPDK